One stretch of Brevibacillus laterosporus DNA includes these proteins:
- a CDS encoding colanic acid biosynthesis glycosyltransferase WcaL, producing MHRVLLYRRMYLPRSETFIYEQLIGHTHIEPLVVTRRNPINVDQFPYQSIYVKKKLTTLHHWVKKKQIKVLHARFGTGGLELVPVAKRSKLPLLVSFHGTDVSRRPNVDPAYCRRLKKLFQKGKAFTVVSKHMKKKLIRLGCPKHKITLLRSGIDLKKFTYQATQPVWNDAYGFLSVGRLVEKKGMDTLIRAFRYVHKAYPKATLTIVGEGDQQKKLKKLIRRYKLLECVKLKGGVSHLEVAEELARCHMFVLACKTAKDGNQEGIPNVLMEAMATGRPVISTYHAGIPELVKHGVSGLLAPEKSPYKLAAMMIRMIKEEQRWTEYTLNARVKVEKQHDINKQRKILENLYVRLIKKNKRR from the coding sequence ATGCATCGCGTCCTTTTGTATCGGCGAATGTATCTCCCAAGAAGTGAAACCTTCATCTATGAACAACTGATTGGACACACACATATAGAACCATTGGTGGTTACCCGGCGTAACCCTATTAATGTGGATCAATTTCCTTATCAGTCAATCTATGTGAAAAAGAAGCTTACTACTCTCCATCATTGGGTGAAGAAAAAACAGATCAAGGTATTGCATGCTAGATTTGGAACAGGTGGATTAGAATTAGTACCTGTTGCCAAACGCTCCAAATTACCTTTGCTTGTCTCCTTTCATGGAACGGACGTATCACGTCGTCCCAACGTTGATCCTGCATATTGCCGCCGATTAAAAAAGCTGTTTCAAAAAGGAAAAGCGTTTACAGTAGTAAGTAAGCACATGAAAAAAAAATTAATCAGATTGGGTTGTCCGAAACACAAAATAACGTTGTTGCGTTCAGGTATCGACCTCAAAAAGTTTACCTATCAAGCTACGCAACCAGTTTGGAATGATGCCTATGGATTTTTAAGTGTTGGTCGACTGGTGGAGAAAAAGGGTATGGATACTCTCATTCGCGCTTTTCGATATGTTCACAAAGCTTACCCAAAAGCCACTTTGACAATTGTTGGAGAAGGGGACCAACAAAAGAAACTGAAAAAACTAATCAGACGCTACAAGTTGCTTGAATGTGTGAAATTAAAAGGTGGTGTCAGCCATCTAGAAGTGGCTGAGGAATTGGCTCGTTGTCATATGTTTGTGCTCGCTTGCAAAACGGCGAAGGATGGCAATCAAGAAGGGATTCCTAATGTGTTGATGGAAGCCATGGCAACAGGAAGACCAGTTATCTCCACATATCACGCTGGTATTCCAGAGCTGGTGAAGCATGGAGTAAGCGGATTACTGGCGCCCGAGAAATCACCTTATAAACTCGCAGCCATGATGATTCGCATGATCAAGGAAGAGCAGCGATGGACAGAATATACCTTGAATGCACGAGTGAAAGTTGAAAAACAACATGATATTAACAAACAACGCAAAATTTTGGAAAATTTATATGTACGACTTATTAAGAAGAACAAAAGACGGTAA